In Azospirillum thermophilum, the genomic stretch CGGCCAGGGTGGCGGCCACCGGGTCGGCCGGGGCGGGCAGCGGCGGCCGGTCCTGCGGGGCGGGCAGCGGGAGGCTGTGGAGGGCGGCCAGGGCGCGGGCGACGGATGCCATGTCGCCGGGCAGGCGCGGCGGGCGGCCGGCGATCTCCCGCACCAGCAGGGCGCCCATCGGCAGCCCGTCGCCGGGCGGCAGCACCGCGGCGAGCGGCGGCGTGTGGCCGCAGGGCTCGGCCCGGCGGAAGGCGGTGGCCTGATGCTCCAGCGCCGCGGCGGGGTCGAGCCCCATCTGGCTCCAGCGCGGGATGCGGGCGACCAGCCCGCGGCCGGCCAGCCGCACATGGTCGTGCGCGACGCCCTTCAGCGGCATGGGGTGGAGGTCAGACGCCGCCAGCCCGTCGAGGCCGGGCAGGCGGGTCAGCGCGGCGTGCAGCGCCGCCGGATCGACGCTCACCGGAGGGCCGCCGTCAGCGCTGGTGCTCGCGCAGCCGCGGCATCAGCTCGACGAGGTTGCAGGGCCGGTGGCGGTTGTCGAGCTGCCAGACCAGGATGTCGTCCCAGGCGTCGCGGCAGGCGCCGGGCGAGCCGGGAAGGGCGAAGATGTAGGTGCCGTTGGCGACGCCGGCCGTGGCGCGGCTCTGGATCGTCGAGGTGCCGACCTTGGCGTAGCTGAGCTGGCGGAACAGCTCGCCGAAGCCCGGAATGGCCTTCTCGTAGAGGGCCTCCACCGCCTCCGGCGTCACATCGCGGCCGGTCACCCCGGTACCGCCGGTGGTCAGCACCACGTCGATCTGCGGGTCGGCGACGCAGGCCTGCACCTGGGCGCGGATCGCCGCGAGGTCGTCGCGGACGATGGTGCGGAAGGCCAGCCGGTGGCCGGCCCCGGTCAGCCGCTCCGCCAGCGCGTCGCCGGAGCGGTCGTCCTCCGGCGTGCGCGTGTCGGACACCGTCACGACGGCGATGTTGACGGGCAGGAAGGGGCGGGTCTCGTCAATCTTTGGCATCGGATCCGTCCGGGGTGGCGGTCTCGCGCTCCGCCACCGAGGATCCGGACAGCGCCCCACCCGGCAGGACGCCCTGGGGAACGGCTTCGGCCGCGGTGGCGGTCTCGATCCCCGGGGCCTCCTGCGGGACAGGGGCGGCCTCGGGAACCGCGTCCGGCCGGAGGTCCGCCGGCGGCTTGGTCGCCACCAGCGTCGGTTCCACGGCCGGGCGCTTGTCCTCCGCGATATAGACCGGCCACCCGCCCGCCGCAACGGCGTCGAGCGACGCCGTCTCCTGGCCGAGCCTCAGGCGGTAGATCCAGAAATTCGCCAGCACCTTCTCGACATAGTCGCGCGTCTCGGCGAAGGGCAGGCTCTCGATGAACAGCAGCGGGTCGGTGACGTCCGACAGGTCGCGCCGCCAGCGCATCAGCGTGCCGGGACCGGCATTGTAGGCGGCGGCGGCGAGGAACAGGTTGCCGCCGATCTCCGGCATCGTCAGCAGCTCTGCCAGATAGCGCTGGCCGAGCTCCATGTTGCGTGCGGGATCGAACAGGGCGGAGCGGTCGGTGTCGGCGTCGCCGATGTCGGCGTTGCGCTCCTGCACGTGCTGGGCGGTCGCCGGCATGATCTGCATCAGCCCGGTCGCCCCGGCGGAGCTGACCAGCCGCGGATCGAAGCGCGATTCCTGCCGCATCACCGCGAAGACCAGCGCGCGGTCCAGCGCGAAGCCGTCGCGCGGCTTCCAGTGGGGCAGCGGATAGAGGGCGGCGGCATAGGGAGCGCCGTCCGGCCCGGCCACCGCATTGCCGATCTGGAGCGACAGCGCCGGCAGCCCGGCGCGGTCGGCCAGCGTCACCAGCGCCTGTTCGATCAGCGCGTTGCCCTTGGGATGGATGCGCTGCAGCTCCATCTCCGCGAGGTCGCGCTGGTCGGCCTGGAGCAGGGCGATCGCCCGCAGCCCCTCCGGCCGCTCGGCCAGCGCCTTGAGCTGCCGGCCGGAGAGCTCCGGCGCCTGCCAGCGCAGCGAGCCGGTGTCGCCCAGCGCCCGCAGGGCGACGAGGCCGTAGAAGGTGTGGGAATAGCGCGCCGCGGCGAGAAGCTGCTCGCCCGCCTGACCGTTGCGCCCCTTCAGCTTGTGCATCCGGGCGGCCCAGTAATGGCCGGCGGCGGCCAGCCACGGGGAGCGCGGGGCGCCGGCGGCCATGGCGTCGAAATGGCGCGAGGCGCGGTCGACCTGCTTCAGCCGGTAGGCGGCGAGCCCGGCGATCCAGTGCGCCTCGGGAAGAAGCTGGCCGGAGCGCGACGCGCTGGCCGAGGCAAGCGACAGCGCCTCCCCGACATCGCCGGCATAATAGAGGGCGGCGGCGATGCGGGAGCGCGCCAGGTCATACTGCGCGGTGTCGAGCGAGCGGCCGAACTCGTCCTGGTTCAGCAGGGACAGCGCCGGGCCCGGCTTGCCGCTGCGCAGCAGATCCTCGATCCGGGCGATGGCGGCCCGGTCGGTGCGCGGCCGGCTGACCGTGCGGCTGCGCGGGGCGACGGTCACCGACTCCTCGCCCGACGCGATGGGAGAGGGGGCGGCCTCGTCCGTCCGCTCCTCGCCGGCCTGTCTGTCGGCCCCCTGCTTCTCCGCCGCCCGCTTCTCCGACACGGTGCGCAGCCCGCCCAGCCGCTCCAGCGAGCCGGACAGCCGTTCGCCGCGCTCGCTGTTCGGCGCCTTGGGCGGGCGCTGGCCGGCGGGCTGGCGCCGCTGGGCCAGGCCGTGGACGCGCTCGGCCCCGGCATGGTCGGCATAGCGCTGCATCCAGCCGGCCAGTTCCTCGTAGGAGGCGCGCCGGTCGGGGTGCAGGTAGCGCTGGCGCAGGACGTAGCCCAGCAGGCGGGTGTCGGAGAGCTGCCTGATCTCGGCGTCGGCGGCGTCCCACTCCGCCCGCTCCTGCAGCAGGAAGATCCGGCGGTAGCGGCCGGCGTCCTCCTCGCCGAGCTGGACGGCGCGAGCCTCCTCGTCCGTGGCGAGGAGCAACGGCTGGTCGGCACGCGCATGGCCGGGCGGAGTGACGGGTCGCCCGTCCGGCGCGTGGATCACAAGGGCGGCACGGGCCGGACGGTAGCCGTCCAATCCGTCGGGTGCCGCGGCCAGAACCACCGCGATGCCCAAGGCCCCCAGAAGGTTCCGCTGCAGCGACGCCGTCGGTCCGACGGAGTTTGCTGCACTGCAAAATATCCGGAGCATTTGATCGGAATAACGCACAGCGGAGCGAACCGCAAGCATAGGATTTCACCTTATGCGCGGTATTTCAGCATTCGTACGTGTTTCCAATCACTTACCGAGGGGTGCGCAATAGCCTTACCCCGGACGGCGAAGCCTTGGGGGCGGGCGCTCCGCGGTGACTGGATGGTGGCTGAACGGTATCTGTCGATCGTCTTGGAGATGACTGTAAAGGACGGTCCCGGATATTACGCCGTCCGGGCCTGCCATTCGTCGATCTTCTGGCGCAGGACGAGCATGTCCCGCCACGCCTCGCGCTTGGCGATCGGGTTGCGCAGCAGATAGGCGGGGTGGAGCATCGGCAGCACCGGGACCGGCGCGGCAAGGCCGGGGGCGGCATACTCCTTCCACTGGCCGCGCAGCCGGGTGATGCCGTCCGGCCGGTTCAGCAGCGTCTTGGCCGAGGTGCCGCCCAGCGGGACGATCACCTTCGGGGCGATCAGCGCGACGTGGCGGTCCAGGAAGGGCAGGCAGGCGGCGATCTCCGCCTGGGTCGGGCTGCGGTTGCCGGGCGGGCGCCAGGGCAGGATGTTGGTGATGTAGACCTGCCCGCGGTCGAGCCCGATCTGCGCCAGCATGCGGTCGAGCAGCCTGCCGCTGACCCCGACGAAGGGCTTGCCCAGCCGGTCCTCGTCCTCGCCGGGGGCCTCGCCGATCAGCATGACGCCGGCCGCCGGGTTGCCGTCGGCGAAGACGGTGTTCATGGCGGTCGCCTTCAGCGGACAACCGTCGAAGGCGCGCAGGGCCGCCTCCAGCTCCTCCAGCGTCCTCGCCTCCGCGGCGCGGGCGCGCGCACTCGCCCCCGCCTCGCTGGCGCCGAGCGGCACGCCGGCGGGGTGGCCGGCATGGGAACCGGCAGGGGAACCGGCAGGGGAAGCGGAATGGGAAGCGGCGGGGTGCGACATCATGCCCGATGCGGGAGGCCGGCCGGCGTCCGGCCGGGCCGGCGCGCGGGCGGCGCCGGGCGGCAAAGCTCCGGCTGGCGCGGGCCGCGCCATGGCGGACCGGGCGGAAAAGGCGGCCCAGTCCATCGGCTCGTCCCCCACCGCCTCGTCACAGCCGATGTCGGCATGCCAGCGCAGGGCATCCAAGATGTCGCTTACGTCAATCATCGTTTGACCTTACCACAAGGCTTGTGGTCTTACATGGGCTGAATACCCGATATGGGTGCGATGCGGTAGGACCGGCATCCTTGGCGGGACGGTGGCGGTCCAAAACAAAAAACGTGGGGGACCTGCAATGGAGCGCGAACCGCGCGAGGTAATGGAGTATGACGTCCTGATCGTCGGCGCCGGCCCTGCCGGCCTCGCCGCGGGCATCCGTCTCAAGCAACGTGCCGCCGAGACCGGCCAGGACCTCTCCGTCTGCATCATCGAGAAGGGCTCCGAGGTCGGCGCCCACCTGCTGTCCGGCGCCGTCTTCGAACCGCATGCGCTCGACGAGCTGATCCCCGACTGGCGGGAGAAGGACGCGCCGCTGACGACCCAGGCGAAGGAGGACCGCTTCGTCTTCCTCACCGAGTCGAAGGCCTATCCCTTCCCGGTCGTCCCGCCGCAGATGCACAATCACGGCAACTACATCATTTCGCTCGGCAACCTCGCCCGCTGGCTCGGCACCCAGGCCGAGGAGCTGGGGGTGGAGATCTATCCCGGCTTCGCCGCCGCCGAGGTGCTGTACGACGAGACCGGCGCGGTCAAGGGCGTGGCCACCGGCGACATGGGCATCGGCAAGGACGGCGAGAAGACCGGCAGCTACACCCCCGGCATGGAGCTGCACGCCAGGCAGACCATCTTCGCCGAGGGCTGCCGCGGCTCGCTGACCAAGACCCTGTTCGAGCGGTTCCGCCTGCGCGACGGCGTCGACCCGCAGACATACGGCATCGGCATCAAGGAGCTGTGGGAGATCGATCCGGCCAAGTCGAACCCCGGCCTGATCATCCACACCATCGGCTGGCCGATGGATCCCAAG encodes the following:
- the moaB gene encoding molybdenum cofactor biosynthesis protein B, which encodes MPKIDETRPFLPVNIAVVTVSDTRTPEDDRSGDALAERLTGAGHRLAFRTIVRDDLAAIRAQVQACVADPQIDVVLTTGGTGVTGRDVTPEAVEALYEKAIPGFGELFRQLSYAKVGTSTIQSRATAGVANGTYIFALPGSPGACRDAWDDILVWQLDNRHRPCNLVELMPRLREHQR
- a CDS encoding lytic transglycosylase domain-containing protein; its protein translation is MGIAVVLAAAPDGLDGYRPARAALVIHAPDGRPVTPPGHARADQPLLLATDEEARAVQLGEEDAGRYRRIFLLQERAEWDAADAEIRQLSDTRLLGYVLRQRYLHPDRRASYEELAGWMQRYADHAGAERVHGLAQRRQPAGQRPPKAPNSERGERLSGSLERLGGLRTVSEKRAAEKQGADRQAGEERTDEAAPSPIASGEESVTVAPRSRTVSRPRTDRAAIARIEDLLRSGKPGPALSLLNQDEFGRSLDTAQYDLARSRIAAALYYAGDVGEALSLASASASRSGQLLPEAHWIAGLAAYRLKQVDRASRHFDAMAAGAPRSPWLAAAGHYWAARMHKLKGRNGQAGEQLLAAARYSHTFYGLVALRALGDTGSLRWQAPELSGRQLKALAERPEGLRAIALLQADQRDLAEMELQRIHPKGNALIEQALVTLADRAGLPALSLQIGNAVAGPDGAPYAAALYPLPHWKPRDGFALDRALVFAVMRQESRFDPRLVSSAGATGLMQIMPATAQHVQERNADIGDADTDRSALFDPARNMELGQRYLAELLTMPEIGGNLFLAAAAYNAGPGTLMRWRRDLSDVTDPLLFIESLPFAETRDYVEKVLANFWIYRLRLGQETASLDAVAAGGWPVYIAEDKRPAVEPTLVATKPPADLRPDAVPEAAPVPQEAPGIETATAAEAVPQGVLPGGALSGSSVAERETATPDGSDAKD
- a CDS encoding uracil-DNA glycosylase, with product MIDVSDILDALRWHADIGCDEAVGDEPMDWAAFSARSAMARPAPAGALPPGAARAPARPDAGRPPASGMMSHPAASHSASPAGSPAGSHAGHPAGVPLGASEAGASARARAAEARTLEELEAALRAFDGCPLKATAMNTVFADGNPAAGVMLIGEAPGEDEDRLGKPFVGVSGRLLDRMLAQIGLDRGQVYITNILPWRPPGNRSPTQAEIAACLPFLDRHVALIAPKVIVPLGGTSAKTLLNRPDGITRLRGQWKEYAAPGLAAPVPVLPMLHPAYLLRNPIAKREAWRDMLVLRQKIDEWQARTA